A stretch of Coccidioides posadasii str. Silveira chromosome 2, complete sequence DNA encodes these proteins:
- a CDS encoding uncharacterized protein (EggNog:ENOG410PHFS~COG:S~BUSCO:10977at33183): MPTRTSTRQAAVKANEALHQTARAATRRASGSKRKGSTDEGGAKVKRGKKVGDEPHAKEEAIPADQQPSQPPKDQLKKAEKQQNGHDINGDKKKASSEGKELQKETKEEGKGGAATQPETAVRRSVDREEEIPSNVLEKGIIYFFFRSRVGVEEPESLEDIARSFIVLRPLPLGAELGKGPIGDDPNCRLLVLPKKQLPSSPRERYMGFVEKANSTLKTIRESFLGTEYETKTQGHQEVPSATPLAEGVYAITSTTRSSHLAYILTIPGEPSEIQTDFGLKKKASFVVSSKSPKFPGPSTARLPKPPEYPQEVLDGFRDLRWVPLEPKFINYPNAQFLMIGEARGELGKGGMTENKPSEKVEAGEELEQLEHENEVRASPLRDDHAVFEDLGMSSKQFSSMPTTWE, translated from the exons ATGCCGACCAGAACATCAACTCGTCAAGCAGCCGTGAAAGCGAACGAGGCATTGCACCAAACTGCACGTGCAGCAACTAGAAGGGCATCTGGCAGCAAGCGGAAAGGCTCCACTGATGAGGGGGGGGCCAAGGTCAAACGTGGAAAGAAGGTGGGAGACGAGCCCCATGCTAAAGAGGAGGCTATTCCTGCAGACCAGCAGCCAAGCCAGCCCCCAAAGGACCAGTTGAAAAAGGCTGAGAAGCAGCAGAATGGACACGATATAAACGGAGATAAAAAGAAGGCATCTAGTGAAGGGAAGGAATTGCAGAAAGAAACCAAGGAGGAGGGTAAGGGAGGAGCAGccactcaaccagagacCGCAGTAAGAAGATCCGTAGACAGGGAAGAAGAAATACCATCGAACGTTTTGGAGAAGGGAATTATCTACTTCTTCTTTCGTTCACGTGTTGGTGTTGAAGAGCCAGAGAGTCTCGAAGACATTGCGCGGAGTTTTATTGTTCTGCGGCCTCTACCCCTAGGTGCGGAGCTAGGCAAAGGCCCGATTGGAGATGATCCTAATTGCCGACTTCTTGTCCTCCCAAAGAAACAATTGCCATCGTCTCCTCGTGAGCGGTACATGGGCTTCGTGGAGAAGGCGAATTCCACTCTCAAAACGATCAGAGAATCGTTTTTGGGCACGGAATACGAAACGAAAACTCAGGGACATCAGGAAGTTCCAAGCGCAACTCCTCTGGCCGAAGGTGTTTATGCAATTACATCCACAACTCGTAGTTCTCACCTGGCATACATTCTCACCATTCCTGGGGAACCATCCGAAATCCAGACAGATTTCGGCCTCAAGAAAAAGGCCTCTTTTGTTGTCAGCTCCAAAAGCCCGAAGTTTCCTGGGCCGTCGACGGCGCGGCTTCCAAAACCTCCGGAATACCCCCAGGA GGTCTTGGATGGGTTTCGCGACCTCCGTTGGGTCCCTTTGGAGCCCAAGTTCATTAATTACCCTAATGCCCAATTCCTTATGATAGGAGAGGCACGAGGTGAACTTGGTAAAGGCGGTATGACTGAAAACAAACCGAGCGAAAAAGTAGAAGCTGGAGAAGAGCTTGAGCAGCTGGAGCATGAAAATGAAGTTCGAGCTTCTCCACTTCGAG ATGATCACGCAGTCTTCGAAGATCTGGGAATGAGCTCAAAACAGTTTTCGTCCATGCCGACCACGTGGGAGTAA
- a CDS encoding uncharacterized protein (EggNog:ENOG410PJFF~COG:S~BUSCO:4943at33183) has translation MVYDWEDKRDACYRMYIEEKKSLDDIMEYMKTSHQFAPSKRAFQTQFKRWGFPSKHNPAHKSPNLVARVKELWENNVTQRDMLRILNDEGYMIGERGLMRLRAKNRWLLRVPNGMKSYRESVPPTGAEEAAPSDIGTTQGASADAPGEQAGPAVHQAVPSSSDADIMVKRQERLAQLRAESDERWATKKRRRRTRGWGGLPADPPGPPRFPSETTLDESKKYLCLTDVTYREIRDQFQRICEEAGFIKKTIAGPEKWQAAKDRLIRESPHLQTMFWANNVHVELKTLALDVVCTDVTKRMRTLETRMTIAEAKNTLGINPEESRQIRNAFYDALRADHFTSKIEMGDDRWKELKQRWIQDSDILQRILSPGPADPQHAAKVKAVEVLCRDVMKRLRDDQAKRDPSLRQATRRGPNTSRAPRARTSTAVPSGVTSLASQALASTRMASGELGGIQIDPSLIQAATNDPSFAIHQQPAAQPFDFSSPILNSQALIPVPVFLRIHPQSQIHQNAKTWISKLNTRTVAELRMLALVKFKDARVARIEGTVRDDDGSDISFLITEDHELDAYLTHVQGRTATFSFVLQPAQQ, from the exons ATGGTGTACGATTGGGAGGACAAGCGAGACGCCTGTTACAGGATGTACattgaagagaaaaagtCTCTGGATGATATCATGGAGTATATGAAAACGTCGCATCAATTTGCACCGAG TAAGCGAGCTTTCCAGACACAGTTTAAACGCTGGGGTTTCCCCTCGAAGCACAATCCTGCGCATAAAAGTCCGAACCTTGTGGCGCGAGTGAAAGAGCTATGGGAGAACAATGTTACGCAGCGGGATATGCTGCGAATTCTAAACGATGAAGGGTATATGATTGGGGAGCGTGGGTTGATGCGACTACGTGCAAAGAACAGATGGCTGCTGAGAGTCCCGAATGGCATGAAGTCGTACCGAGAGAGCGTTCCACCAACCGGCGCTGAAGAAGCGGCTCCATCTGACATTGGGACGACTCAGGGGGCTTCGGCGGATGCTCCCGGCGAACAAGCAGGTCCTGCGGTGCATCAGGCAGTTCCTTCGTCTTCTGATGCGGATATCATGGTGAAGAGACAAGAGAGACTGGCTCAACTGCGGGCAGAGAGTGACGAGAGATGGGCTACTAAGAAGCGACGGCGCCGCACTCGGGGTTGGGGAGGGTTGCCTGCCGACCCTCCTGGGCCCCCGCGCTTCCCATCCGAAACCACGCTTGATGAGAGTAAGAAATACCTGTGCCTGACCGATGTGACGTACCGAGAGATTCGTGATCAATTTCAGCGAATATGTGAGGAAGCTGGGTTTATCAAAAAGACGATTGCCGGGCCAGAGAAGTGGCAGGCAGCGAAGGATAGGCTGATACGGGAATCCCCACATCTGCAGACTATGTTTTGGGCAAATAATGTTCATGTGGAACTAAAGACGCTTGCGCTGGACGTTGTTTGCACCGATGTCACGAAACGAATGCGTACTTTAGAAACCAGGATGACCATAGCAGAGGCGAAGAACACTTTGGGGATTAACCCGGAGGAAAGCAGACAAATACGGAATGCTTTCTACGACGCACTGAGAGCTGATCATTTCACAAGCAAGATTGAAATGGGTGACGACCGTTGGAAGGAACTCAAACAGCGCTGGATTCAGGACTCTGACATTTTACAACGTATCCTTTCCCCAGGGCCAGCGGACCCTCAACATGCAGCCAAAGTTAAAGCAGTAGAAGTGCTCTGTCGAGATGTTATGAAACGCCTGCGAGACGATCAAGCTAAGCGTGATCCGAGCCTTCGACAGGCAACTCGACGGGGGCCTAATACCAGCCGAGCTCCTCGAGCTAGAACCTCCACCGCGGTTCCTAGTGGGGTTACTTCACTGGCATCTCAAGCGCTTGCATCGACTCGCATGGCTAGCGGCGAACTTGGCGGGATCCAGATAGATCCGTCACTGATCCAGGCCGCAACTAACGACCCTTCTTTCGCCATTCATCAGCAGCCAGCCGCGCAACCTTTCGATTTCTCCAGTCCAATCCTTAATTCACAGGCCCTTATACCAGTTCCTGTTTTCCTCCGCATCCACCCCCAGTCTCAGATCCATCAGAATGCTAAAACTTGGATCAGCAAGCTTAATACGCGGACTGTGGCTGAGCTGCGAATGCTTGCTTTAGTGAAGTTCAAAGATGCGCGTGTGGCGAGGATAGAAGGCACAGTGAGAGACGACGACGGGAGTGATATCTCCTTTCTCATTACCGAAGACCACGAATTGGATGCATATCTCACACATGTCCAAGGCCGGACAGCAACATTCTCCTTTGTTTTACAGCCGGCTCAGCAATGA
- a CDS encoding uncharacterized protein (EggNog:ENOG410PH6I~COG:U): protein MQSAPTMLTKFESKSSRAKGIAFHPKRPWLLVSLHSSTIQLWDYRMGTLIDRFEEHDGPVRGIDFHKTQPLFVSGGDDYKIKVWSYQSRRCLFTLNGHLDYVRTVFFHHEHPWIISSSDDQTIRIWNWQNRSLICTMTGHNHYVMCAQFHPKEDLIVSASLDQSVRVWDISGLRKKHSAPTSSMSFEDQLARASPAQADMFGNTDAVVKFVLEGHDRGVNWVAFHPTLPLIVSAGDDRLVKLWRMSDTKAWEVDTCRGHFQNASACLFHPHQDLILSVGEDKTIRVWDLNKRTSVQSFKRDLDRFWVIAAHPEINLFAAGHDTGVMVFKLERERPASAIHQSQLFYITKEKHLKCYDFVKRTESPPMLSLRKLGSPWVPPRTLSYNAAQRAILVTSPTDNGTYELIHIPKDSAGAIEPTDIKRGHGTSAVFVDRDKFAIFNQPTQQIDIKDMNNSTSETIKPPSGTTDICVGGPGLLLFLTPTSVVLYDIQQKKQVAESSASGVKYVVWSNDGQYVALLSKHNVTIATKTLEHVSTLHETIRIKSACWDDSGVLLYSTLNHIKYSLLNGDNGIVRTLDNTIYLVRVKGKSVCCLDRNAQPIILEIDPTDYRFKLALVKRNYDEMLQIIKTSSLVGQSIISYLQKKGYPEIALQFVQDPQTRFELALECGNIDVAIEMAKQLDRPKLWSRLGNEALAHGNHQTVEMTYQKQRNFDKLSFLYLATGDQEKLNRMAKIAEHRGDFTSRFQNAIYLGDIEGRIQMFKELGLLPLAYLTAKSHGLTEEAEAILEANGLTEDQVKLPALGTPQEFPKVVVPTFKSNWPVKAASHSAFEKLLLADEEGEEDEDEANGYEDEGEPAEEVEVDE from the exons ATGCAGTCCGCTCCCACAATGCTCACAAAG TTCGAATCTAAGTCGTCCAGGGCAAAGGGCATTGCCTTCCACCCCAAACG GCCATGGCTCCTTGTCTCCCTCCACTCCTCCACGATACAACTATGGGATTATAGGATGGGAACGTTGATCGATCGGTTCGAAGAGCATGACGGCCCAGTTCGAGGAATCGATTTTCATAAAACACAGCCGCTGTTCGTATCAGGAGGCGATGACTACAAAATTAAAGTCTGGTCATACCAGTCGCGCCGATGTCTCTTTACGCTCAATGGCCATCTAGATTACGTTCGTACGGTTTTCTTTCATCATGAACACCCGTGGATTATTTCAAGTTCCGACGATCAGACGATCCGTATCTGGAATTGGCAGAATCGATCGCTGA TTTGCACGATGACCGGCCATAATCATTATGTTATGTGTGCGCAATTCCATCCAAAGGAGGATCTGATCGTTTCTGCTTCCCTCGACCAGTCTGTTCGAGTGTGGGATATATCTGGCCTCCGAAAGAAGCATTCCGCTCCAACCAGCTCAATGAGCTTCGAAGATCAGCTGGCCCGTGCTAGTCCTGCTCAGGCGGATATGTTTGGAAATACCGATGCTGTGGTTAAGTTTGTGCTCGAAGGTCACGACCGTGGCGTTAACTGGGTTGCATTCCACCCTACCCTGCCATTGATTGTTTCTGCAGGCGATGATCGCTTAGTAAAACTTTGGAGAATGAGCG ACACCAAGGCGTGGGAAGTCGACACCTGCCGAGGACATTTCCAGAACGCATCTGCTTGTTTGTTCCACCCTCACCAAGACTTGATATTATCCGTCGGAGAGGACAAGACTATCCGTGTATGGGATTTGAATAAGCGAACATCCGTCCAGTCATTTAAGCGTGACTTAGACCGATTCTGGGTAATCGCTGCGCACCCAGAAATTAATTTATTCGCTGCTGGGCACGACACCGGTGTTATGGTATTCAAACTAGAACGTGAACGTCCGGCATCAGCTATACATCAAAGTCAACTCTTCTACATCACAAAGGAGAAACATTTGAAATGTTATGACTTTGTTAAGAGGACTGAGTCCCCTCCCATGTTATCACTCAGAAAGCTTGGTAGCCCATGGGTGCCACCACGGACATTGTCTTACAATGCAGCCCAACGCGCGATTCTAGTGACCTCGCCAACTGATAATGGCACTTACGAACTTATACACATTCCGAAAGATTCGGCGGGGGCTATTGAGCCAACTGATATCAAGAGGGGCCACGGGACATCAGCTGTTTTCGTTGACCGCGATAAGTTCGCAATTTTTAATCAACCAACCCAGCAAATTGATATCAAGGACATGAACAACTCGACCTCCGAAACGATCAAACCCCCTTCTGGAACCACCGACATCTGTGTCGGCGGACCTGGCTTACTTCTCTTCCTAACCCCGACTTCTGTTGTTTTATATGATATTCAGCAAAAGAAGCAAGTGGCTGAATCAAGTGCTAGCGGTGTTAAATATGTTGTGTGGTCGAATGATGGGCAATATGTGGCTCTTTTGAGCAAGCACAATGTGACAATCGCCACAAAGACTTTGGAACATGTGAGCACATTGCATGAGACAATCCGCATCAAGAGTGCCTGCTGGGATGATAGTGGTGTCCTATTGTATTCCACTCTCAACCATATCAAATATTCTCTCTTAAATGG TGACAATGGCATTGTACGAACTCTTGACAACACAATATACCTAGTCCGAGTAAAGGGCAAGAGTGTTTGTTGTCTTGATAGAAATGCTCAGCCGATTATCCTCGAAATCGATCCGACGGATTATCGCTTCAAGCTTGCCTTGGTCAAACGCAACTATGACGAAATGTTGCAGATTATTAAAACTTCCAGTCTTGTTGGACAAAGCATCATTTCGTATTTACAAAAGAAGGGTTATCCAGAAATTGCTTTACAGTTCGTACAAGATCCCCAAACACGGTTCGAGCTGGCCCTCGAATGTGGTAACATTGATGTTGCCATTGAAATGGCGAAGCAACTCGACCGCCCTAAACTGTGGTCACGGCTAGGAAACGAAGCCTTAGCCCACGGAAATCACCAGACAGTGGAGATGACTTATCAGAAGCAACGGAATTTTGACAAGTTATCGTTCCTCTATCTAGCAACGGGCGACCAGGAAAAGTTAAATCGAATGGCAAAGATCGCAGAACACCGGGGAGATTTTACGTCCCGATTCCAAAACGCAATTTACCTTGGTGATATTGAGGGTAGGATACAGATGTTTAAAGAACTTGGTCTCT TACCGCTGGCTTATCTCACAGCGAAGTCCCACGGGCTTACCGAAGAAGCGGAAGCAATCCTTGAGGCAAACGGTCTCACAGAAGATCAGGTTAAGCTGCCTGCGCTTGGCACACCGCAGGAGTTCCCCAAAGTTGTTGTTCCAACCTTCAAGTCCAACTGGCCTGTGAAGGCTGCTTCTCATTCTGCCTTTGAGAAGCTGCTCTTGGCTgatgaagaaggagaagaagatgaagatgaagcaAATGGTTATGAAGACGAGGGAGAACCCGCCGAAGAAGTGGAGGTAGATGAGTAG
- a CDS encoding uncharacterized protein (EggNog:ENOG410Q57G): protein MHPVGPNEDDAESGTKQGRSHFARRQKDTPPKRKQSLDSVAPRKRRLSVEFDGAFTIEDISNQDSGYDADLEVVWPYQYEDGGEEAEPGSKQPTNSKWTGPKRINHDDVSHSKLIDWMRSLRCDSENDTARLKKSRKRKSRPSLDSLHQRSSLRSGNPNLNRQESKKAFLMAKRPKMEYSGFEANTALDLDPINRFSDGPFISEASAHWNHEKHESSAVGSDSMDID, encoded by the coding sequence ATGCATCCCGTCGGGCCGAACGAAGACGATGCTGAATCGGGAACTAAACAAGGCCGATCCCATTTTGCAAGGCGTCAGAAGGATACACCTCCAAAACGGAAGCAATCGCTTGACTCCGTGGCCCCTCGTAAACGTCGCTTGAGTGTCGAGTTCGACGGCGCGTTCACTATCGAAGATATATCTAACCAAGACTCTGGATACGATGCTGATCTTGAAGTGGTTTGGCCATATCAATACGAAGACGGGGGCGAGGAGGCAGAGCCCGGTTCAAAGCAACCGACGAATTCCAAATGGACAGGTCCGAAGCGGATAAACCACGATGATGTGTCACACAGTAAATTGATCGATTGGATGCGCTCCTTACGCTGTGACTCTGAAAACGACACTGCTCGTCTAAAGAAAAGCCGAAAGAGGAAATCGAGGCCTTCGTTGGATTCTTTACACCAAAGATCGTCTCTACGTTCCGGGAATCCGAATTTGAATCGTCAAGAATCTAAGAAGGCATTCCTTATGGCCAAGAGACCTAAAATGGAATATTCCGGCTTCGAGGCTAACACAGCCCTGGACCTTGACCCGATAAACCGCTTCTCAGATGGGCCCTTCATATCTGAAGCATCCGCACATTGGAACCATGAAAAGCACGAGTCAAGTGCCGTCGGGAGTGATTCTATGGATATTGACTGA
- a CDS encoding uncharacterized protein (SECRETED:SignalP(1-24)~EggNog:ENOG410PMQZ~COG:S), translated as MAPLWNCSLSSLLWFLSLSNAVSGGRVYPPKDLPVVGETTCGGHTYQYHGLAGYGIVPSDAVDKYGDTLGGIGSAIAVEQSSWQRKRDGSYEGIAWALPDRGWNTNGTLNVQARVQKLSLKLTLAPTASAENPSKPNLQIKYLDTILLTGPDGTPTTGIDADATGFISFPGFPPLPGATINGDGFGGAGPGGRRISLDCEGLALGRDGSFWVSDEYGPYVYKFSRRGRMLQAIQPPAAYLPRRNNTLSFSAASPPIYDPDQIPVPEDPECGRNNNQGFEALTISPDGKKLFVMLQSGMNQEGGPKKRNRKQARLLEYDISGRKQRYVHEYAVTLPTYVDYTEENPEKATLVASQSEIHYLPTGDLMILARDSGFGHGQSESRSVYRRADIISKSRRTTDIKSYQYDRVNGSIASSTGVLKAGIRPVEYCPFIDYNLASELAKFGLHNGGEQDRFLLNEKWESLALVPVDRRDRRHHKKHEYFLISFSDNDYITQNGRLNFGKFKYADQSGFNLETQALVFHLSL; from the exons ATGGCGCCGCTATGGAACTGTTCGTTGAGCTCTCTGCTCTGGTTTCTTTCCCTCTCAAATGCTGTGTCGGGTGGAAGGGTATATCCACCGAAAGATCTTCCAGTGGTGGGGGAAACAACCTGCGGCGGACATACATATCAATACCACGGTCTGGCGGGCTACGGAATCGTCCCTTCAGACGCGGTAGATAAATACGGTGATACACTCGGCGGTATCGGCAGCGCTATAGCTGTAGAGCAATCTTCGTGGCAGAGAAAACGAGATGGATCATACGAAGGTATTGCGTGGGCATTGCCAGACCGCGGCTG GAACACCAATGGTACCCTGAATGTGCAAGCAAGAGTCCAGAAATTGAGCTTGAAGCTTACTCTGGCACCCACGGCCAGCGCCGAAAACCCATCCAAACCAAATCTCCAAATAAAGTATCTCGACACGATTCTCCTCACAGGGCCAGATGGTACTCCTACCACTGGAATTGATGCCGACGCCACAGGATTTATTTCATTTCCGGGATTCCCTCCGTTACCAGGAGCGACCATCAATGGCGACGGGTTCGGTGGTGCAGGACCAGGTGGACGCCGTATCTCTTTAGATTGCGAAGGTCTTGCGTTGGGTCGTGATGGCTCATTTTGGGTTTCGGACGAATACGGTCCCTATGTCTATAAATTTTCGCGTCGCGGGCGGATGTTGCAAGCCATCCAACCGCCGGCTGCATACCTTCCTCGCCGTAACAACACACTTAGCTTCAGTGCTGCGTCACCCCCAATATATGACCCCGACCAAATACCTGTTCCCGAAGATCCTGAGTGCGGACGCAATAATAATCAAGGCTTTGAAGCCTTGACGATTTCGCCTGACGGGAAAAAACTCTTCGTTATGCTTCAGTCTGGCATGAACCAGGAAGGGGGGCCGAAGAAGCGGAATAGAAAGCAGGCGCGTTTGCTCGAATATGATATTTCTGGGAGGAAACAACGGTATGTGCATGAGTACGCGGTAACATTGCCAACCTATGTAGACTACACGGAGGAGAACCCCGAGAAGGCCACATTGGTTGCATCGCAATCGGAAATCCATTACCTTCCCACAGGAGATTTGATGATTCTGGCGCGGGATTCCGGCTTTGGCCATGGTCAATCAGAATCCCGCTCGGTGTATCGCCGGGCGGATATCATCTCTAAATCTCGACGGACGACAGACATCAAGTCGTACCAGTACGACAGAGTCAACGGCTCAATTGCATCGTCGACTGGAGTCCTAAAGGCAGGAATAAGGCCCGTTGAGTACTGCCCCTTTATCGACTACAACCTCGCTTCAGAGCTTGCGAAGTTTGGTCTCCATAACGGCGGTGAGCAAGATCGATTCCTGCTCAACGAGAAGTGGGAGAGTCTTGCGCTAGTTCCCGTCGATCGGAGGGATCGTCGACATCACAAAAAGCACGAATATTTCCTGATCAGTTTTAGTGATAACGACTATATCACCCAGAATG GCCGCCTTAACTTCGGCAAGTTTAAGTACGCAGACCAGTCTGGATTCAACCTGGAGACCCAGGCGTTAGTTTTCCATCTTTCCCTTTGA
- a CDS encoding uncharacterized protein (EggNog:ENOG410PST0~BUSCO:10967at33183), translated as MPIDYLGKIGDGSGVLTSRRQRMKPIRSQSSGNFLDQDDVRAGPGRFSSSLPSLKDASNPSPSKYSTRSYRSPSSTHSAQAEMTLASGYRSDMLDKKARSKHKVHILPHLKKDRSTSLDLNLTAVENEGLGIYTNLDRDQRYGDAYVTATRLAGSNSHQRSISGNSQGSVTMTMSASTKPGSHYVHPMRQTPRPRTPVNRSHQNSITDNSPDTHQFPDLDGQATSSNREPPRQSSSLNSNMESRPSFNIHRENPTFPHAASQTNVGRASSSFSRQMDNNSARETISPISRSSLEFPFRSKSRPSTTDPVARAAAVQAARQAFEDREAAKSRKHEQRNMKAQDKELRREQKEQHEGSGRTPRLTDFTFRNHRNSEKAAHHEGSAHGDSGYYSSSGARYGGEGGTKFGFKSPKTAWLLFLTWLRTRIFKMGKKIKRMS; from the exons ATGCCTATCGACTATCTGGGGAAGATTGGTGACGGGAGCGGTGTCTTGACGTCGAGAAGGCAGAGAATGAAGCCGATTAG GTCCCAATCATCGGGAAACTTCTTGGATCAGGATGACGTTCGTGCTGGTCCCGGACGCTTCTCGAGCTCTCTTCCATCTCTCAAAGACGCCTCGAACCCTTCCCCTTCCAAATACAGCACACGGTCATACAGATCCCCTTCTTCAACACACTCTGCACAAGCTGAGATGACCTTGGCCAGTGGGTATCGCTCCGACATGTTGGATAAGAAGGCTAGGAGTAAGCACAAGGTCCACATCCTTCCGCATCTCAAAAAGGACCGATCAACGTCTCTCGACCTGAATCTCACCGCCGTCGAAAACGAAGGACTGGGAATATACACGAACCTGGATAGAGACCAAAGATATGGCGATGCGTACGTCACTGCAACGCGCTTGGCGGGGTCAAACAGCCATCAACGCTCTATAAGCGGCAATTCCCAGGGCTCTGTGACTATGACAATGTCTGCTTCAACCAAGCCCGGGTCGCACTATGTTCATCCCATGCGCCAGACCCCGCGCCCTCGCACCCCAGTCAATCGCTCTCATCAAAACTCGATTACTGACAACTCCCCTGACACGCACCAGTTCCCTGATCTCGATGGCCAAGCGACCTCGAGTAATCGAGAACCCCCCAGACAATCTTCATCCCTAAACTCCAACATGGAATCGCGTCCCTCTTTCAACATTCACCGAGAGAATCCCACATTCCCCCACGCCGCGTCACAGACAAATGTCGGAAGAGCCTCCTCCTCGTTTAGCCGCCAAATGGACAACAATAGCGCGCGAGAAACAATATCGCCAATCTCTCGAAGCTCGCTTGAATTTCCATTCCGCTCTAAGAGCCGCCCAAGCACTACAGACCCCGTGGCGCGGGCAGCAGCCGTCCAGGCCGCCAGGCAGGCTTTTGAAGATCGTGAGGCCGCCAAGTCGCGTAAGCATGAGCAACGGAATATGAAAGCGCAAGATAAAGAGCTACGGCGGGAACAAAAAGAACAGCATGAAGGGTCGGGGAGGACCCCGCGCTTAACAGATTTTACGTTCCGAAACCACAGAAACAGTGAAAAGGCAGCCCATCACGAGGGATCCGCCCATGGTGATTCTGGATATTATTCAAGTAGTGGTGCGAGGTATGGGGGTGAGGGAGGAACGAAATTCGGGTTTAAAAGCCCAAAAACGGCGTGGCTTTTGTTTCTGACATGGCTTCGGACTCGGATCTTCAAGATGGGAAAGAAGATTAAAAGGATGAGCTAG